In one Oncorhynchus masou masou isolate Uvic2021 chromosome 23, UVic_Omas_1.1, whole genome shotgun sequence genomic region, the following are encoded:
- the si:dkey-187a12.4 gene encoding uncharacterized protein si:dkey-187a12.4 isoform X1, with product MEQNNGDTSSWAMQRRMEGLVNKHMADIALETLQQRLSAVSDEMNNLAEHVSRRSEDIPKDDISRRPDVNFDVESLSATFSTGGVGEKLLMPGTSSSAETAAQRKIISLLVEIKEEQQRQWAVLRELQARVQGQSFTEVEEEVEALDIDIPLRTMEQLDDTERHLEDAGAQKRMVSHLSRMGGATVDDAVRRLMQAVLSFAVGSELNWVGRGQKRSFRNTRLQGVLFRALKRTPVGKEATHHQFADVVKKWLRYTPFRQGGSGRRLYKPPVEFLCPNECVGLPTHLPTHPQ from the exons ATGGAGCAAAATAATGGAGATACTTCTAGCTGGGCGATGCAGCGACGTATGGAAGGTTTGGTCAACAAACATATGGCAGACATAGCTCTAGAAACACTCCAGCAGAGACTTTCAGCTGTGTCCGACGAAATGAACAATCTTGCGGAACATGTCTCGAGACGCTCGGAGGATATTCCCAAAGATGATATTTCAAGACGACCTGATGTCAACTTTGACGTTGAGTCCCTGAGTGCGACGTTTAGCACGGGTGGTGTTGGCGAAAAGTTGTTGATGCCAGGTACCTCGTCATCAGCAG AGACGGCTGCCCAGCGTAAGATAATCTCCTTGCTGGTGGAGATCAAGGAGGAGCAGCAGAGACAGTGGGCAGTGTTGAGGGAGCTGCAGGCCAGGGTTCAGGGCCAGAGCTTTacggaggtagaagaggaggtggaggctCTAGACATCGACATCCCGCTGAGGACCATGGAGCAGCTAGATGACACAGAGAGGCACCTGGAGGATGCCGGAGCACAGAAGAGAATG gtGTCTCACCTGTCACGGATGGGCGGGGCCACAGTGGATGATGCAGTGCGAAGGCTCATGCAGGCTGTGCTGTCTTTCGCTGTGGGCTCTGAGCTCAACTGGGTGGGCCGCGGCCAGAAAAGGAGCTTCAGAAACACCCGCCTCCAAGGGGTTCTCTTCC GTGCTCTGAAAAGAACCCCTGTGGGCAAAGAGGCCACACATCATCAGTTTGCAGACGTGGTGAAGAAATGGCTGCGGTACACCCCGttcagacagggagggagtggtCGACGGCTTTACAAACCGCCTGTCGAGTTCCTGTGTCCAAATGAATGTGTAGGTCTGCCTACACATCTGCCTACACATCCACAGTAA
- the si:dkey-187a12.4 gene encoding uncharacterized protein si:dkey-187a12.4 isoform X2, with protein MEQNNGDTSSWAMQRRMEGLVNKHMADIALETLQQRLSAVSDEMNNLAEHVSRRSEDIPKDDISRRPDVNFDVESLSATFSTGGVGEKLLMPGTSSSAETAAQRKIISLLVEIKEEQQRQWAVLRELQARVQGQSFTEVEEEVEALDIDIPLRTMEQLDDTERHLEDAGAQKRMVSHLSRMGGATVDDAVRRLMQAVLSFAVGSELNWVGRGQKRSFRNTRLQGVLFRDYLMKLVETIPRVCKAVIKARGGYFEEYKIYFDLFNTFLVTI; from the exons ATGGAGCAAAATAATGGAGATACTTCTAGCTGGGCGATGCAGCGACGTATGGAAGGTTTGGTCAACAAACATATGGCAGACATAGCTCTAGAAACACTCCAGCAGAGACTTTCAGCTGTGTCCGACGAAATGAACAATCTTGCGGAACATGTCTCGAGACGCTCGGAGGATATTCCCAAAGATGATATTTCAAGACGACCTGATGTCAACTTTGACGTTGAGTCCCTGAGTGCGACGTTTAGCACGGGTGGTGTTGGCGAAAAGTTGTTGATGCCAGGTACCTCGTCATCAGCAG AGACGGCTGCCCAGCGTAAGATAATCTCCTTGCTGGTGGAGATCAAGGAGGAGCAGCAGAGACAGTGGGCAGTGTTGAGGGAGCTGCAGGCCAGGGTTCAGGGCCAGAGCTTTacggaggtagaagaggaggtggaggctCTAGACATCGACATCCCGCTGAGGACCATGGAGCAGCTAGATGACACAGAGAGGCACCTGGAGGATGCCGGAGCACAGAAGAGAATG gtGTCTCACCTGTCACGGATGGGCGGGGCCACAGTGGATGATGCAGTGCGAAGGCTCATGCAGGCTGTGCTGTCTTTCGCTGTGGGCTCTGAGCTCAACTGGGTGGGCCGCGGCCAGAAAAGGAGCTTCAGAAACACCCGCCTCCAAGGGGTTCTCTTCC gtgactacctcatgaagctggttgagacaattccaagagtgtgcaaagctgtcatcaaggcaaggggtggctactttgaagaatataaaatatattttgatttgtttaacacttttttggttactatatga